A segment of the Streptococcus chenjunshii genome:
AAAGCTTCCGAATACCTGTGTTTTGCCCGAATAATGTTTAAGGGAGAAAGAGGGAATGGATTCTGTAGGTGCAGAAACCCTATTCCTCTTTTTCCTTTCACTGGACTGATGCTGAATTATCCGACAGATACAGCTGGTTAAGCAGGCAGCAGCATCATGAACAGTAGGAGAAGTCTCTTCTTTCGTCTGCTGTGTTTTATTGTTATAACGATATAATAACCTACAATAAGAGTTTGGGGCTTTGTCCCAAGCTCTTAGAGTTTCTGTTCGCCTTGTGCTAAGCGGTAAAGCATTAATCGTCCTGGGACATTAGACCTATTCATTATCATTTCTGTTTTAACTGTTTCCAATACAGCAGTTTATTGCTATCTGTCAGTCAGACTTTCTGAATACGTATGAGGATTGATGTGTCTTCATTTTTTCGAGGAGGAAGAGCCATGAAAAAGAAAACTGGGATAACCATTCTGCTGCTTTTGCTGGTGTTTTTTGCCGCTGTAGGCGCCATATCTTTTTTTCGAACGGATAGCGGTCAAAGCTCAGTTCTTCCATCCAAGCAAAGCTCGGTCCCTTCTTCACAAAGCCGCTATACAGTCAGTCAGGAAGAAAAAAACTATCTAAAAGCGCGTTTCGCTGATCTTTGGGCGGTTAATCCTGAAACAGTTGCTTATATTTATGCTCCCGGAACAATGCTGGATGAACCTGTTGTTCAAACTGGAGACAATGAAACGTACCTGAACAAAACCTTCGATGGCGGCTATGAGCCATATATGGGAACTGTCTTTATGGATGAGGACAATTCCAAAGATTTTGATGACAGCCTTACATGGCTTTTTGGACATGCCAGAGGCTCTACAGTGGCTGACCACCGTATGTTTAATGATGTCAATTTTTATGACAGTCAGTCTTACTTTGATGAACACCCCTACTTAGTGGCAGAAACACCAAGCAGGAAGTATTACTATGAAGCTGCTTTTATGATTATTGTTCCGGAAACGACTGCCTTGTACCAGACTTCTTTTGACAGTCTGGCAGATTTTAAAAATCAGCTTGCTCAAGTTGCTCAGGAAGCGCATACCAAGAACGCAGAGTTATTAATTGATGAGAATGACAAATACCTTGTTTTATCAACCTGCCGTGAAGAAGATGAAACAATCCGCAGCAATCTTTACTGGCGGCAAATTCCTGATGACGAATTGTCTGATTTTTTAGCTAAAGAAGGGGACCGTTTGGTTTATCAGAAAACACGGTAAAAAAACTGCCTGAGACCTTTTTCTGCATAGGTGATGCGCCCGTTCTGCCTATAAACCGCGCTGCTGACAGAGACAGCAATCTCTATTTTACGAAAATCTTATTTTGCGGTATAATGCTAAATGAGAGGTATGAGAGTATGACAAGTAAGAATCGCTATAAATTTAATTTTGGGGACAAACCTCTGACTTTAACGACTGATAAAGATAATCTTTTTATGGAAGAAGTGGAGCGTGTTGCCAAAGAAAAATATGAGGCTATCAAGGAAAAACTGCCGCAGGCTGACAATGAGACAGTGGCTATTTTAATGGCGATCAATTCACTGTCCACACAGCTCAGCCGTGAGATTGAATTTGAAAAAACAGAAAAAGAACTTGTTGAACTGCGGACTAAAACAATTGTTGGGATTCAGGAAAGAGCGGGGCATTCCCAGAAAACTCACACAGGCGGAGAGAAGCAATGATTACTTTTCTGCTTTTGCTTATTTTAGCCTGGCATTTTTATATTGGCTATACACGCGGGATTATTTTACAAAGTTTTTATTTTGCTGGCAGCATTGCCGGTTTGGTCATTGCCAGCCGCTTTTATAAGGGACTGGCACAGCTTATCACGCTCTGGATCCCTTATTCAAATCCGAGTGAGGGCGCAGAGGTTGCGTTTTTTACAAAGGTTGACCTTTTTGATTTAAGCTATGTTTATTATGCCGGGCTGGCTTTTCTGCTGATTTTTGTGGCAGTCTATCTGCTTGTCCGTTTGCTTGGAATATTTCTTCATTTGGCAAAAATCGACCGCTTTGACAGTGTCCGTACTAATTGCGTAAGCGGTACTCTCTCAGTCCTTGTAACGCTGCTGTTTTTTAGCCAATTGCTGTCGGTGTTGGCCACAATTCCTATGGACTTTGTGCAGAATCTCCTGTCAGGCAGTCTTTTAGTCCGTTTGCTGGTCGGTCACTTCCCTATTGTTTCTGCCTTGATAGAACATTTTTGGGTAACTAATATGCTGAAGTAAGGCAGCCGCCTTACTTTTTTTCATTTTTTAGGTATAATAAACGATATGAATAACAAGATTTTAGAACAGCTGGAATTTGTAAAAGTCAAAAGCCTCTTTGCAGCTTACCTGCAGACTGAGCAGGGGGAGCAGGAGCTGGCTGCTTTGGTGCCGATGGCAGACGAAAAAAAAATTAGGCGTTCGTTTGCGGAAATTCTGGATGTTGAGCATATTTTTACAGAAGAACACTCTTTTGCTACAGGACAGCTTCAGGATATTTCAGCCAGTATGCAGCGCCTTGAAGCATCGGCTGACCTAAATATTTCAGAATTGCTTGGTATCAAGCAAGTTCTGCAGCTTACAGCTGAGCTTCAGCATTTTTATACGGATTTAGAAAATGTTACCTTAACTGAACTTCAGCGTTTATTTGAGGGTCTCAGAATTTTTCCTCAGCTGCAGGGAAGTCTGCAGGCTGTCAATGAGGCAGGGTTTATTGAAAATTTTGCCAGTCCTGAACTGGCTAAAATCCGCCGCCAGCTGAATCAGCGTGAAGAGCAGGTGCGTCAGCTCCTGCAGGACTTCCTGAAAAAGCAAGCTGACTTTTTATCTGAAAGGCTGATTGCCAGCCGTAATGGCCGCAGTGTCCTGCCAGTGAAAAATACCTATCGCCACCGTATTCCAGGGGTTGTCCACGATATATCAGCTTCGGGCAGCACTGTTTATATTGAACCGCGGGGTGCTGTTGATTTGCATGAGGAAATCAGTCGCCTGCAGGCGGATGAACGCTATGAACTGCAGAGAATCCTTCACGATTTATCCCAGCTGCTGCGGCCGCATGTAGATTCTTTGGCTAATAATGCCTGGATTATTGGGCATATAGATTTGGTTCGGGCCAAATATCTTTTTCTGCGTGACCGTCAAGGAACAGTGCCCGCTGTATCCAAAGATAAAACGGTTCAGCTTCTTGCAGCCCGCCACCCTCTGCTGGCTGATCCAGTAGCTAATGATTTGCATTTTGCTGATGGTCTGAAAGCCATTTTAATCACCGGTCCTAATACGGGCGGTAAGACGATTATGCTGAAAACTCTTGGCTTAGCCCAGCTTATGGCTCAGTCGGGACTCCCTATTCTGGCCGCCAAAGGCTCAAAAATTGCTGTTTTCCGCCAGATTTTTGCTGACATTGGTGATGAGCAATCCATTGAACAAAGCCTGTCAACATTCTCCAGCCACATGACTCAGATTGTTGCCATTTTAAGTAAAGCGGATGCTGACAGTCTTGTCCTCTTAGATGAACTGGGGGCAGGAACTGATCCGCAGGAAGGAGCCAGTTTAGCGATGGCTGTTTTAGAGCATCTGCGTTTACTGAATATCAAGACGATGGTAACTACCCATTACCCCGAACTAAAGGCCTACGGCATTGAAACCGATGATGTGGAAAATGCCAGCATGGAATTTGACCAAGACAGCCTTCGTCCGACTTACCGCTTTCTTCAGGGGGTTCCTGGGCGGTCAAATGCTTTTGAAATTGCCCGCCGTTTAGGCCTGTCTGACTCAATTGTTGCAGAGGCAGAGGGGCTGACGGACAGAGACAATGATGTTAACCAAATTATTGAGCGTCTGGAAAGTCAGACACTTGAAAGCCGCAAACGTTTAGAACGTATTGCCGAAGTTGAGGAAGAGAATAAAAAATTTAACCGGGCTGTCAAAAAACTTTATAATGAGTTTTCGCATGCGCGTGAACAAGAACTGCTTAAGGCTCGCAGACAGGCTCAGGAAATTGTAGACAAAGCTGTGACTGAAAGCGACGAAATCCTTAAGAATTTAAGGGAAAAAGCAGCATTGAAGCCTCATGAAATCATTGACGCTAAAGCTCAGCTGCAAAAATTAGCTCCGTCAGCAGACTTATCCCAAAATAAGGTGCTGAAAAAGGCTAAACAGTCCAGAACACCGCGCATTGGTGACGATATTACTATTTCAGCTTACGGTCAGCGCGGCACCTTGACCCAAAAGCTTAAAGACGGAAAATGGGAGGCGCAGGTTGGGCTGATTAAGATGACTGTTGGAGAGGATGAGTTCACTCTCGCTAAAACGCAGCAAGGCAAACAGCAGCACAAGAAAAAAGAGCTTAATGTTGTTAAAAAAGTAAACAAGATGAATGGTCCGAAAGCGCGTTTAGATCTGCGCGGGAAACGTTACGAAGAAGCGATGCAGGAATTGGATGCTTTCATTGATCAGGCTCTGCTCAATAATATGGCACAGGTTGATATTATTCATGGTATCGGAACGGGGGTCATCCGCCAAGGGGTCACCCAGTATCTGCGCCGGAATAAACATGTTAAAAGTTTTGGCTATGCTCCGCAAAATGCCGGGGGGAGCGGCTGTACTATCGTTCATTTAGTCTAAAAAACGTTTAGCGTGTATGCCAATTTTTGAAAATTAACAGCGTGAGAGCTATCTATGAAATTAAGTTTTAGTCAGCTTACATGTGCTAATTACACAGCTGCTGCCCGCTTTCGTTTACGATTTTGACAAAAAAGTCATCAGTAAAAGCAAAATGAAAGCAGCAAAAATCAATCCTGATTTTGCCGATGGAGAACTGCTGAGCAAGGCTGATGTCACTCCTTATGAAATAGAAGAGAATGAGAAAAAATCGGTAAATCGTCATAAAATGATGATTTCGATTTTGTTGTCCCACCTCCGTAAGGAGGGGCGCTATCCCTTGCGCGATAAGGGATAAGAACTTCCAATCAGCTGCTGAACGCTTCTAAGGTCACATGGGCAGATGTGAACAATGACTAGAAAGCAACTGGGGTCCATACTCCGGTCAGTTTGCCAAACGACTGGCTAATTTTAGCAGATGCTGCGTTTTTGCAGCAGAAATATGTACTAGTAGGAAAGCGAGCTGCTTCAGTCTACACTGCTGTCGGGGGAAGTGTTGACCAAGCTGCCTAATACTTAGGTTATTGAAGGGCCGCCTAATGATTGAAAGGAAGTACAATGATTGAAATGACTTATTTAGACAATGCTAAACATAAACGAACTGTCAGTTTTACAGATTAAGCAAATGTGTCCGTTTTCAGCAGGCGATTTGGGATTATTTTCACACTTTAAAAGTTCTATACAGGGGGACGGAATCTAAGATTTTCAGACCCTTATGGGGAATTTTACCAATTTTTCTTAAAACAAGATTTGAGTCAGTATGATAATATCTAAAAAAAAGGCAAAAAATTATGCTTCCTTTTATAATAGCATCACAGCGAGTATTTCGGGCAAACCGCATTATGTCTGGCTTCTCAACGCTATGAATACTTTTTTAACCAGACTGGTTTATCTCACCTACCCCTTGCTTTTATGCTTTATTTTTTTGAAACAAAAGCAAGTCCTGCTTCCTTTTATTTTTATCCCTGCCTTTAGTTTTACAGGTGTATCGCTGGTGCGCCACCTTATTAATCGGCCGCGCCCCTATGAACGTTGGGAAATAACACCTTTAATCACTAAAGAGAGGAAAGGCTGCTCTTTGCCCAGCCGGCATGTTTTTTCAGCAGTTATGATAAGTATGGCTGTCTTATGGTTCCATATTTGGCTGGGCCTGCTTTATCTTATCCTGTCGGTCCTGCTGGCTGTCTGCCGTGTGCTGGGAGGAGTGCACTATCCTAAAGATGTTCTTGCGGGTTATGCTTTGGGCTTACTCGGAGGTCTGCTTTTATTTCTGCAGCAATAGTTTCGCTTCAAATACCAGCAGATTTCAAAAAACGCTGCAGTATGCAGTGAGTTTTCTCCTCTGTCCCGCACATACTATAACTGCAAGCGGGATAAGCCAAGCAGCTGTTTTACTGAGGAATAAAAAAAGAAGATAAGCATGATTACATAGCAATTGCAATCGCGCCTGTCTTCTTTTTAACTGACTAAAATGGCTGATTTCAGTCTCATCTCAGGAATGGAGAAGTGCCTTCTGATGAGATACCGCTTTTTATACTATTGTAAGTAACTATGCAGAGGGAAACTTGGAAAGGCAGCGGTCTGCAGTTTTTCAGCGGTAACAAATCCTGGAGGAGCGGCAATAACACTTGGAATACGGTTAACAATTGTGGCGCATGTCAAAGCAACAGTATCGGGCTTAGACACTGAAAATTCTAAATCAGGCTGACCCGATATAAACCAGTCGCACATGTCACCGTCATCTTTACGGTAAACTTTGCCGATGCATTCTACTTCCAGTTCAATCCCCTGCTGTGTCTTTATTGAGGTGACTGCTGACATTCCGGTTGCCTGACCTGCCGGAATAGTACGTCCCAGTGTTTGAGAATAAACATCTTCGTCTAAAACGAAAGGAACATTTTTTTGCTGGATACTGCTGATGGTCCAGTTCATTTTGGTACAGATTGCTTCAGCAGCATTCCACATATAAGATGGCAGGCTTTCTGCAGCGGCAATTTCTTGCTCAAAGCGATTCAAATCATAACCTGCGCCATGAGCTTCTGCTAGTGCCAAACCATAATCTTCGACATTATAACTGACTTTTCCGCTGACTTTTTTTATCTTATTCATGCCGGCCATGGCCAAACAAGGCATATTAATCCAGTAAATATCCTGCATACCGGATCCGCTGATAGTTGCGTGATTCATTTTAGCCAGTTTATCTAAACGGTTAGTTTCTGAAGGCGAGGTTGTCCAAGGGTAAATTGCTTCTTCACATGTCGAAATGACATTGACACCGTGCCTTAGAGCTGTTTCATAAAACGTAAACATTTCAGGCATATAAGA
Coding sequences within it:
- a CDS encoding CvpA family protein, which encodes MITFLLLLILAWHFYIGYTRGIILQSFYFAGSIAGLVIASRFYKGLAQLITLWIPYSNPSEGAEVAFFTKVDLFDLSYVYYAGLAFLLIFVAVYLLVRLLGIFLHLAKIDRFDSVRTNCVSGTLSVLVTLLFFSQLLSVLATIPMDFVQNLLSGSLLVRLLVGHFPIVSALIEHFWVTNMLK
- a CDS encoding endonuclease MutS2 gives rise to the protein MNNKILEQLEFVKVKSLFAAYLQTEQGEQELAALVPMADEKKIRRSFAEILDVEHIFTEEHSFATGQLQDISASMQRLEASADLNISELLGIKQVLQLTAELQHFYTDLENVTLTELQRLFEGLRIFPQLQGSLQAVNEAGFIENFASPELAKIRRQLNQREEQVRQLLQDFLKKQADFLSERLIASRNGRSVLPVKNTYRHRIPGVVHDISASGSTVYIEPRGAVDLHEEISRLQADERYELQRILHDLSQLLRPHVDSLANNAWIIGHIDLVRAKYLFLRDRQGTVPAVSKDKTVQLLAARHPLLADPVANDLHFADGLKAILITGPNTGGKTIMLKTLGLAQLMAQSGLPILAAKGSKIAVFRQIFADIGDEQSIEQSLSTFSSHMTQIVAILSKADADSLVLLDELGAGTDPQEGASLAMAVLEHLRLLNIKTMVTTHYPELKAYGIETDDVENASMEFDQDSLRPTYRFLQGVPGRSNAFEIARRLGLSDSIVAEAEGLTDRDNDVNQIIERLESQTLESRKRLERIAEVEEENKKFNRAVKKLYNEFSHAREQELLKARRQAQEIVDKAVTESDEILKNLREKAALKPHEIIDAKAQLQKLAPSADLSQNKVLKKAKQSRTPRIGDDITISAYGQRGTLTQKLKDGKWEAQVGLIKMTVGEDEFTLAKTQQGKQQHKKKELNVVKKVNKMNGPKARLDLRGKRYEEAMQELDAFIDQALLNNMAQVDIIHGIGTGVIRQGVTQYLRRNKHVKSFGYAPQNAGGSGCTIVHLV
- a CDS encoding dihydrodipicolinate reductase, encoding MRSEKIRAVQFGCGKMAKVICHYLKEHDVEIVGAIDTNPQLVGQDLGEFAGLGYQTGVVISDDAEAVFEQCDADIAIVTIFSYMPEMFTFYETALRHGVNVISTCEEAIYPWTTSPSETNRLDKLAKMNHATISGSGMQDIYWINMPCLAMAGMNKIKKVSGKVSYNVEDYGLALAEAHGAGYDLNRFEQEIAAAESLPSYMWNAAEAICTKMNWTISSIQQKNVPFVLDEDVYSQTLGRTIPAGQATGMSAVTSIKTQQGIELEVECIGKVYRKDDGDMCDWFISGQPDLEFSVSKPDTVALTCATIVNRIPSVIAAPPGFVTAEKLQTAAFPSFPLHSYLQ
- the srtB gene encoding class B sortase, LPKTxAVK-specific; this translates as MKKKTGITILLLLLVFFAAVGAISFFRTDSGQSSVLPSKQSSVPSSQSRYTVSQEEKNYLKARFADLWAVNPETVAYIYAPGTMLDEPVVQTGDNETYLNKTFDGGYEPYMGTVFMDEDNSKDFDDSLTWLFGHARGSTVADHRMFNDVNFYDSQSYFDEHPYLVAETPSRKYYYEAAFMIIVPETTALYQTSFDSLADFKNQLAQVAQEAHTKNAELLIDENDKYLVLSTCREEDETIRSNLYWRQIPDDELSDFLAKEGDRLVYQKTR
- a CDS encoding phosphatase PAP2 family protein; the encoded protein is MIISKKKAKNYASFYNSITASISGKPHYVWLLNAMNTFLTRLVYLTYPLLLCFIFLKQKQVLLPFIFIPAFSFTGVSLVRHLINRPRPYERWEITPLITKERKGCSLPSRHVFSAVMISMAVLWFHIWLGLLYLILSVLLAVCRVLGGVHYPKDVLAGYALGLLGGLLLFLQQ
- the zapA gene encoding cell division protein ZapA, translating into MTSKNRYKFNFGDKPLTLTTDKDNLFMEEVERVAKEKYEAIKEKLPQADNETVAILMAINSLSTQLSREIEFEKTEKELVELRTKTIVGIQERAGHSQKTHTGGEKQ